The following coding sequences are from one Synergistaceae bacterium window:
- a CDS encoding ABC-F family ATP-binding cassette domain-containing protein yields the protein MIDIKGLQLAFGEKVIFSGVDWLIPERARVGLVGDNGAGKTTLLRILTGEMEPDGGTLERSKNLTVGYLPQDLVDLEDLPVLDYLKRRAGLADVEKKLRETEHALSETEALSDTLDSLLNAHQRLEYQFERLGGFEFDAAARKVLRGLGFAVTDADRSCSEFSGGWKMRVALAALLLTRPDVLLLDEPTNHLDTESMEWLEAWLRDYRGAMVAVSHDRRFLDDMTEQIAELDRGRLTFYPWNYERYLIEKANARERLEKAIADQKDRVGQIERFISRFRYKSSKAAQVQSRLRQLEKIEILRLDDPSRTVHFRIPEAPESGWETLRAKGLSKTYGSHEIFSDVDFTINRGERVALVGVNGAGKSTLLRLLSGIEEPTKGSVRLGHNVKRAFYSQESAQNVNYAHTVWEEARETPSKLNEADRRSLLGAFLFSGEDIHKPVSVLSGGEKARLALFRLMLTESNFLILDEPTNHLDLNTKDLFQRALLQYAGTLLIVSHDRHFLDNLAERILEIRNGRLWDYPGNYSWFLEKREEILARQAEADSPEKKNSIRNSTRSSIQSSSRRTREQKKQDAEERERFLEGRRALKKDLTSLEERIEKAESRRGEIDGLLCNPEVLADSGQVRLLMMERGELEQTLRANYERWENLTLRLET from the coding sequence TTGATCGACATAAAAGGACTTCAACTGGCCTTCGGAGAGAAGGTCATTTTCAGCGGCGTGGACTGGCTGATCCCGGAGCGGGCCCGGGTGGGCCTCGTGGGGGACAACGGAGCGGGCAAAACCACCCTGCTGCGTATCCTGACGGGAGAAATGGAACCGGACGGCGGCACGCTGGAGCGCTCGAAAAATTTGACCGTGGGCTATCTGCCACAGGACCTGGTGGACCTGGAAGACCTGCCGGTGCTGGACTATCTGAAGCGACGCGCAGGACTGGCGGATGTCGAGAAAAAACTGCGGGAGACGGAACACGCGCTGTCGGAAACGGAAGCCCTTTCGGACACTCTGGATTCGCTTTTGAACGCCCATCAGCGCCTGGAATATCAGTTCGAGCGGCTGGGAGGGTTCGAGTTCGACGCCGCGGCCCGGAAGGTTCTTCGAGGTCTGGGGTTTGCCGTGACGGACGCGGACCGAAGCTGCTCCGAGTTTTCCGGAGGATGGAAGATGCGCGTGGCGCTGGCGGCGCTCCTTCTGACGCGCCCTGACGTGCTGCTCCTGGACGAACCCACCAACCACCTGGACACGGAGAGCATGGAGTGGCTGGAGGCCTGGCTGCGGGATTATCGCGGAGCCATGGTGGCCGTATCCCACGACCGGCGTTTTCTGGACGACATGACGGAGCAGATCGCGGAGCTGGACAGAGGCCGGCTTACCTTCTACCCCTGGAACTACGAACGCTACCTGATCGAGAAGGCCAACGCCAGGGAACGGCTGGAAAAGGCCATCGCGGACCAGAAAGACCGCGTCGGGCAGATCGAGCGATTCATCTCCCGTTTCCGTTACAAATCTTCGAAGGCGGCCCAGGTGCAGAGCCGCCTCCGGCAGCTCGAAAAAATCGAAATCCTCAGACTGGACGATCCCTCCCGGACGGTTCATTTCCGCATCCCGGAGGCGCCGGAGAGCGGGTGGGAGACTCTGAGGGCGAAGGGACTTTCGAAGACCTACGGCTCTCACGAAATTTTCAGCGACGTGGATTTCACGATAAACCGGGGGGAACGGGTGGCGCTGGTGGGGGTCAACGGCGCGGGAAAATCCACTCTGCTGCGTCTGCTGAGCGGAATCGAGGAACCCACGAAAGGCAGCGTGCGCCTGGGGCACAACGTGAAACGCGCCTTCTACTCTCAGGAAAGCGCCCAGAACGTGAACTATGCCCATACGGTTTGGGAGGAAGCCCGGGAAACCCCCTCGAAGCTGAACGAGGCCGACCGGCGAAGCCTGCTGGGGGCCTTTCTCTTCTCAGGAGAGGACATCCATAAACCGGTGTCCGTCCTTTCAGGAGGAGAAAAAGCCCGACTGGCCCTGTTCAGGCTGATGCTCACGGAATCCAATTTCCTCATTCTGGACGAGCCCACCAACCACCTGGACCTCAATACGAAGGACCTGTTTCAGAGGGCCCTGCTTCAGTACGCCGGAACCCTGCTGATCGTGTCCCACGACCGACATTTTCTGGACAACCTGGCGGAGCGCATCCTTGAAATACGAAATGGACGCCTCTGGGATTATCCGGGAAACTATTCCTGGTTCCTGGAAAAACGGGAGGAAATTCTGGCCCGGCAGGCCGAGGCGGACAGCCCGGAGAAAAAAAACTCCATCCGGAATTCCACCCGGAGTTCCATCCAGAGTTCCAGCCGGCGGACGCGGGAGCAGAAAAAGCAGGACGCGGAAGAACGAGAGCGTTTTCTGGAGGGGCGGCGCGCCCTCAAAAAGGACCTGACGTCTCTGGAAGAGCGCATCGAAAAGGCGGAGAGCAGGCGCGGCGAAATCGACGGACTTCTCTGCAATCCGGAGGTTCTGGCCGATTCCGGGCAGGTCCGGCTTCTGATGATGGAGCGCGGCGAACTGGAGCAAACTCTGAGGGCGAATTACGAACGGTGGGAAAATCTGACACTGCGTCTTGAAACGTAA
- a CDS encoding response regulator: MTLFETLKKEFRLLFLVCAAFGLMAAASYIYVSIVMKKQVVLYSHREMQVYRMAIKELILAHEAALTHAAASVRREIRFGASPEKLQALLKMWTEVFRSQPDMKDFFVSVYGYLNGNYLDGTSWIPGEFYSPKTAPWLRGAVIQNGIFHSKPYMDPRDGKVVSALSMVVFDEKGESLGVIAIDYLLNPIVELVRAYKIADTGYGVLLDGSFNILTCPEGQYIGKPINELPGYEGMDEKIKQIDGGVLVENIVSSGMNNIVFFSRLENGWYLGLAAPLQYFYREVFSIMPVIGALAAILSLTLCYTLYRLDAAKLRSEEESRAKSSFLARMSHEIRTPLNAVLGLSEIELQNGISGETPGNLEKIHSSGTTLLHIINDILDISKIESGKFSVLPASYEFADMLSDAVNLNLVRIGGKEIDFQLTLDSAIPCGLYGDETRVKQILNNLLSNAFKYTDKGSVRLSISCVRQDEDAWLTFVVSDTGRGMRKEDLGKLFTEYWQFGMSGNRSIEGIGLGLSICRSLVEMMDGTIQVESEFGVGSTFTVTFRQQITDGTPLDQETINNLRKFRFIDQERNKTAALSRSYMPYASVLVVDDVPTNLDVVRGLLRPYGLRVDCVTSGKEAIEAIRKKEVRYDLVFMDHMMPEMDGIEAARIIRGEIGTEYAKTVPMIMLTANAVRGNEEMFLASGFNAYISKPVDVIQLDRELNRWIRDKQKKETLELAEKMKQKSPQKGNISKPALLSGFQVEGANLQEGVRYYGDEETYIDILRSWVLHTPKLLEQLRRVDGDDLAQYLVAVHALKGSSYGIRAEKVGDLAGKLESAARNGDIAAVLAGNGSLLETTETLIADLTGILDSLTAQTPKKTRLREPDRILLQKMKEASEHFRTHVMESLLKEFEDHDYDSGGELVAGLRHKVDNLEYHDIARDLEVWLKND, from the coding sequence ATGACACTCTTCGAAACTCTGAAAAAAGAGTTCAGACTGCTTTTTCTCGTTTGCGCGGCATTTGGGCTCATGGCCGCGGCGAGTTACATCTACGTCAGCATCGTCATGAAAAAACAGGTCGTCCTCTACAGCCACAGGGAGATGCAGGTGTACCGGATGGCCATAAAAGAGCTCATTCTGGCCCACGAGGCCGCCCTCACCCACGCGGCGGCCTCCGTTCGAAGGGAGATCCGGTTCGGCGCCAGCCCCGAAAAGCTGCAGGCGCTCCTGAAGATGTGGACGGAGGTTTTCAGGAGCCAGCCGGACATGAAGGATTTTTTCGTCTCCGTGTACGGCTACCTGAACGGCAACTATCTGGACGGGACAAGCTGGATACCCGGAGAATTTTACTCCCCAAAAACGGCGCCCTGGCTTCGGGGAGCCGTCATCCAAAACGGAATCTTCCACTCGAAGCCCTACATGGATCCCCGGGACGGAAAAGTGGTGAGCGCCCTTTCCATGGTGGTGTTCGACGAAAAGGGGGAGAGCCTGGGGGTCATCGCCATTGACTACCTTCTCAACCCCATCGTGGAGCTGGTGCGGGCCTATAAGATCGCGGACACCGGTTACGGCGTGCTCCTCGACGGCTCCTTCAACATCCTCACCTGCCCGGAGGGACAGTACATCGGAAAACCCATAAACGAACTGCCCGGATACGAGGGTATGGACGAAAAAATCAAACAAATCGACGGGGGCGTGCTGGTGGAAAACATCGTCAGCTCCGGCATGAACAACATCGTCTTTTTCAGCAGGCTGGAAAATGGCTGGTACCTGGGGCTGGCCGCCCCGCTGCAGTACTTTTACAGGGAAGTTTTCAGCATCATGCCGGTCATCGGGGCCCTGGCGGCGATCCTGTCCCTCACCCTCTGCTACACGCTGTACCGGCTGGACGCGGCGAAACTTCGATCCGAAGAAGAAAGCCGCGCAAAATCCTCCTTCCTGGCCCGTATGAGCCACGAGATTCGAACTCCCCTCAACGCCGTGCTGGGCCTGTCGGAAATCGAGCTTCAAAACGGCATCTCCGGAGAAACCCCCGGAAATCTGGAAAAAATTCACTCCTCCGGGACGACGCTTCTCCACATCATCAACGACATTCTCGACATCTCGAAAATCGAGTCCGGAAAATTTTCGGTTCTTCCCGCATCCTACGAGTTCGCCGACATGTTGAGCGACGCGGTCAACCTCAACCTGGTGCGGATTGGCGGCAAAGAAATCGACTTTCAGCTCACACTGGACTCCGCGATCCCCTGCGGACTTTACGGCGACGAAACCCGGGTGAAGCAAATTCTGAACAACCTGCTCTCCAACGCCTTCAAATACACCGACAAAGGTTCCGTGAGACTGTCCATATCCTGTGTCCGGCAGGACGAGGACGCCTGGCTGACCTTCGTGGTCAGCGACACCGGACGAGGAATGCGAAAAGAAGATCTGGGGAAACTCTTCACGGAATACTGGCAGTTTGGCATGTCAGGAAATCGCAGCATCGAAGGCATCGGCCTGGGGCTTTCCATCTGCCGGAGCCTGGTGGAAATGATGGACGGGACCATCCAGGTCGAGAGCGAATTTGGCGTGGGTTCCACCTTCACGGTGACGTTCAGGCAGCAGATCACCGACGGGACTCCCCTCGATCAGGAAACCATAAATAACCTCAGGAAGTTCCGCTTCATCGACCAGGAGCGGAACAAAACAGCCGCCCTGTCCCGTTCCTATATGCCTTACGCCTCCGTCCTGGTGGTGGACGACGTTCCCACGAACCTGGACGTGGTTCGGGGGCTGCTCCGACCCTACGGTCTGCGGGTGGACTGCGTCACCAGCGGAAAAGAGGCCATCGAGGCGATTCGAAAAAAAGAGGTCCGTTACGACCTGGTGTTCATGGACCACATGATGCCGGAAATGGACGGCATCGAAGCCGCTCGAATCATCCGCGGGGAAATCGGAACGGAGTACGCGAAAACGGTGCCGATGATCATGCTGACGGCCAACGCGGTCCGCGGCAACGAGGAAATGTTCCTTGCCTCCGGCTTCAACGCCTACATCTCCAAACCCGTGGACGTGATTCAGCTCGACCGGGAGCTCAACCGCTGGATTCGGGACAAACAGAAAAAGGAAACCCTGGAACTGGCCGAAAAAATGAAGCAGAAATCCCCGCAAAAGGGGAATATTTCAAAACCCGCCCTGCTGTCCGGCTTTCAGGTGGAAGGCGCGAACCTTCAGGAGGGCGTGCGCTATTACGGCGACGAGGAAACCTATATCGACATTCTGCGTTCCTGGGTGCTGCACACGCCCAAACTTCTGGAGCAGCTGCGACGCGTCGACGGGGACGATCTGGCGCAATACCTGGTGGCGGTTCACGCGCTGAAGGGAAGCAGTTATGGAATTCGAGCGGAGAAGGTCGGAGACCTGGCGGGAAAACTGGAGTCGGCGGCGAGAAACGGAGATATTGCCGCGGTTCTGGCCGGCAACGGTTCCCTGCTGGAGACGACGGAAACGCTGATCGCCGATTTGACCGGTATTCTGGACTCTCTGACCGCTCAGACTCCGAAAAAAACCAGGCTTCGGGAACCCGACCGGATCCTTCTGCAAAAAATGAAAGAAGCCTCGGAACATTTCCGTACTCATGTCATGGAGAGCCTGCTGAAGGAGTTCGAAGATCACGACTACGATTCCGGAGGAGAGCTCGTCGCCGGGCTGCGCCACAAGGTGGACAATCTGGAGTACCACGACATCGCCCGCGACCTGGAGGTCTGGCTGAAGAACGACTGA
- a CDS encoding pyridoxamine 5'-phosphate oxidase family protein has product MNEVYEFLKKCGVYYLATVEGDQPKVRPFGTVDIFEGKLYIQTGKSKPVSKQMTANPKVEISAFDGERWIRLEALAQEDDRREARQHMLDAWPTLKDRYSADDGNTQVLFLKNAVATFFSFTGEPKTIKF; this is encoded by the coding sequence ATGAATGAAGTATATGAATTTCTGAAAAAATGTGGCGTCTACTATCTGGCCACGGTGGAAGGGGATCAACCGAAGGTTCGTCCTTTCGGAACCGTGGATATTTTCGAGGGGAAACTCTACATTCAGACCGGCAAAAGCAAACCCGTTTCGAAGCAGATGACCGCCAATCCCAAAGTGGAAATCAGCGCCTTCGACGGAGAAAGGTGGATTCGTCTGGAGGCTCTGGCTCAGGAGGACGACAGGCGCGAGGCAAGGCAGCACATGCTGGACGCCTGGCCCACGCTGAAGGACCGGTACTCGGCGGACGACGGCAACACCCAGGTTCTGTTCCTCAAAAACGCCGTGGCGACTTTTTTCTCCTTCACGGGAGAGCCAAAAACTATAAAATTCTAA
- a CDS encoding ABC transporter ATP-binding protein, translating to MTAAGASNAAAFGVELVGVSKKYGARFAVRDVSLQVQEGEFLSVVGPSGCGKTTLLRLIAGFTVPDSGEVRIGGQPMNDVPVRERRVGIVFQNYALFPNMNIFENVAFGMRVQKKPEEFIKKRVTELLKMTEMGDRADAWPRQLSGGQQQRVALARALAIEPRVLLLDEPLSALDAKVRNSLRFEIRRIQRESNITMVYVTHDQEEALSVSDRVGLMRGGALEQLGTPFELYGTPRSLFAADFIGVNNIFHGHCDGAGHFTWSGGTFSVAGDYPAGPSLMMVRPERLCPLDNEPVQGETNLIEGTILGRVFLGPISRIAFSSGGVTLLMDVLNTSGFALKGGDHLKAQFSPEEAHVLPDTDNNS from the coding sequence ATGACGGCCGCAGGCGCATCGAACGCCGCCGCCTTCGGCGTCGAACTGGTCGGAGTGAGCAAAAAATATGGAGCCCGCTTCGCCGTGCGGGATGTTTCCCTTCAGGTGCAGGAGGGAGAATTTCTCTCCGTGGTGGGCCCCTCGGGCTGCGGCAAAACCACCCTGCTGCGTCTGATCGCGGGGTTTACCGTTCCGGACTCCGGCGAGGTGAGAATCGGCGGACAGCCCATGAACGACGTGCCCGTTCGGGAGCGCAGGGTGGGCATCGTTTTTCAAAATTACGCGCTTTTTCCCAATATGAATATTTTCGAAAACGTGGCCTTCGGAATGAGAGTTCAGAAAAAGCCGGAGGAGTTCATCAAAAAAAGGGTGACCGAACTTCTGAAAATGACGGAGATGGGCGACCGCGCCGACGCCTGGCCCAGACAGCTCTCCGGGGGGCAGCAGCAGCGGGTGGCGCTGGCCCGCGCTCTGGCCATCGAACCTCGGGTTCTCCTGCTGGACGAACCCCTCTCCGCCCTGGACGCGAAGGTTCGCAACTCTCTCCGGTTCGAAATCCGGCGTATCCAGAGGGAAAGCAACATCACCATGGTTTACGTGACCCACGACCAGGAGGAGGCCCTTTCCGTTTCGGACCGGGTGGGTCTCATGCGAGGCGGCGCGCTGGAGCAGCTCGGGACGCCTTTTGAGCTTTACGGGACTCCCCGTTCGCTGTTCGCAGCGGATTTCATCGGAGTGAACAACATCTTTCACGGACACTGCGACGGAGCGGGGCACTTTACCTGGAGCGGCGGCACCTTTTCCGTAGCGGGAGACTATCCCGCCGGTCCGTCTCTGATGATGGTGCGTCCCGAACGCCTCTGTCCCCTGGACAATGAGCCGGTTCAGGGAGAAACCAACCTCATTGAGGGGACCATCCTGGGCAGAGTGTTCCTGGGCCCCATCAGCCGGATTGCCTTTTCCTCCGGCGGCGTCACCCTTCTGATGGACGTTTTGAACACCTCCGGCTTCGCCCTGAAGGGAGGAGACCACCTGAAGGCGCAATTTTCTCCGGAGGAGGCCCATGTCCTGCCCGACACCGATAATAATTCATAA
- a CDS encoding TIGR00725 family protein, translating into MPKLEERVSRKRIVSVIGTSTASPELYELARETGRLLAERDCIVVCGGRGGVMEGVCRGVHEKGGLSIGLLPESLSEANPWVGIPLVTGLGEVRNVAVVSAGESIISIGGAYGTLSELGFAMRQGKRVIGLNTWEIRDEQGHKTSMLQVSSPEEAVAAALEEEPS; encoded by the coding sequence ATGCCAAAACTGGAAGAACGTGTGTCACGAAAACGTATCGTCAGCGTCATCGGAACCTCCACGGCGTCGCCGGAGCTCTACGAGCTGGCCCGGGAAACGGGTCGTCTGCTGGCCGAACGGGACTGTATCGTCGTCTGCGGCGGACGGGGAGGCGTCATGGAGGGAGTCTGCCGGGGCGTACATGAAAAAGGCGGCCTCTCCATCGGCCTGCTGCCTGAGTCCCTTTCCGAGGCCAACCCCTGGGTGGGGATTCCTCTGGTCACCGGACTGGGCGAGGTGCGCAACGTGGCGGTGGTTTCCGCCGGAGAGTCGATCATCTCCATCGGCGGCGCTTACGGAACTCTTTCCGAACTGGGGTTCGCCATGCGGCAGGGCAAGCGGGTGATCGGCCTGAATACGTGGGAAATTCGAGACGAGCAGGGGCACAAAACCTCCATGCTCCAGGTCTCCTCTCCGGAGGAAGCCGTGGCCGCGGCGCTGGAGGAGGAGCCCTCATGA
- a CDS encoding ABC transporter permease: protein MLRRACFLSLMLLYFSFVLAPVFLMVLGSFGEKWFGTLLPTGFTLTWYRQLFGKAMYVRAMTMSLWVGALTVLVNGALSLLTVYAIHVLDNRRLRAIFDFCLLLPIAVPPVVMGLGMIQAFNWKGFSLVGTWQLLLGAHVVYTLPFMMRPVMANIEMIRWNVLEDACVSLGASLGTTVRRVLLPNLLPGMISGALMTFAMSLGEFQLAVMVSGSSTQTFPVVLYQAFYVSTGFACAATTLLVLTSLMALVGLVLLGRSFSGEISLGG from the coding sequence ATGTTAAGGCGAGCCTGTTTTCTTTCGCTGATGCTTTTATATTTTTCCTTTGTCCTGGCCCCTGTGTTTTTGATGGTCCTCGGATCCTTCGGGGAAAAATGGTTCGGCACGCTTCTGCCGACGGGCTTCACCCTGACATGGTACAGGCAGCTGTTCGGCAAGGCCATGTACGTTCGGGCCATGACCATGAGCCTCTGGGTGGGCGCTCTCACGGTTCTGGTGAACGGAGCTCTCTCGCTTCTGACCGTCTACGCGATTCACGTGCTGGACAATCGCCGGCTGCGGGCAATTTTCGACTTCTGCCTGCTGCTTCCCATCGCGGTTCCTCCCGTCGTCATGGGGCTCGGGATGATACAGGCCTTCAACTGGAAGGGGTTCTCGCTGGTGGGGACCTGGCAGCTTCTGCTGGGCGCTCACGTGGTTTACACCCTCCCCTTCATGATGCGGCCCGTCATGGCCAATATCGAGATGATCCGGTGGAACGTTCTGGAGGACGCCTGCGTCTCTCTCGGCGCTTCTCTCGGCACAACGGTGCGTCGGGTGCTCCTCCCCAACCTGCTTCCCGGAATGATTTCGGGGGCGCTGATGACCTTCGCCATGTCTTTGGGGGAATTTCAGCTCGCCGTCATGGTTTCGGGCTCCAGCACCCAAACGTTTCCCGTGGTTCTGTACCAGGCGTTTTACGTCAGCACGGGGTTCGCCTGCGCGGCGACAACCCTTTTGGTCCTCACCAGCCTCATGGCTCTGGTGGGGCTGGTGTTGCTGGGGCGTTCCTTCTCCGGCGAAATCTCCCTGGGAGGTTAA
- a CDS encoding type II toxin-antitoxin system VapC family toxin, producing the protein MRCNVVDSCGWLAYFTDSENADFFAPAVEDTDSLIVPSICVAEVFKVIVREKGKDTALLVVSAMNQGRVRDLDMTIALQAAKLGLFYKLPLADSVVYATAKAEGAVVWTQDKHFKHLDDVCFPGDAEDNPR; encoded by the coding sequence ATGAGATGCAACGTCGTGGATTCATGCGGCTGGCTCGCATACTTCACCGACAGCGAAAACGCGGACTTCTTCGCGCCGGCTGTGGAAGACACGGACTCTCTGATAGTACCTTCGATCTGTGTTGCGGAGGTGTTCAAAGTCATTGTGAGGGAAAAAGGCAAAGATACGGCGTTATTAGTTGTTTCGGCCATGAATCAGGGCCGCGTGCGCGATTTGGACATGACAATCGCTCTCCAGGCCGCTAAGTTGGGCTTGTTTTATAAACTGCCACTGGCTGACAGCGTTGTTTACGCGACCGCGAAAGCTGAAGGCGCTGTTGTCTGGACTCAGGACAAACACTTCAAACACCTTGACGATGTATGTTTCCCGGGCGATGCCGAAGACAACCCGCGATGA
- a CDS encoding AbrB/MazE/SpoVT family DNA-binding domain-containing protein: MDHVETVTLSSKFQILIPKRTREAVGLNSGEKLKIFVHDGRIELVPVKPMRSFRGIAKGIDASIERDDDRL; this comes from the coding sequence TTGGACCACGTTGAAACCGTTACCCTTTCTTCGAAATTTCAGATCCTCATCCCTAAAAGAACACGTGAAGCCGTCGGTCTGAATTCCGGCGAAAAGCTGAAAATATTTGTGCACGATGGGCGGATCGAACTGGTTCCTGTAAAACCCATGAGGTCTTTCAGGGGGATTGCGAAAGGGATCGACGCTTCTATAGAGCGAGATGACGACAGATTATGA
- a CDS encoding response regulator transcription factor, protein MSISILIADDHPLTRSGLAEWIRNNPGYELVAEVENGQEAWEATERLRPDIVLLDIQMPDMDGIAVVQKIRSQGLPTRAIMLTSFSAQPYVMASLMAGALGFVLKTTAVRELDVAVTQVMQGRLYLDSQLGDVLKDRDAVPEPLTAREREVLLLASRGFSIKDSAVRLGITERTVQAHLTSIYSKFNCRSKSEALLVALKFGLITLEELLADTSLEAHS, encoded by the coding sequence GTGTCGATAAGTATCCTCATTGCCGACGATCATCCGCTGACTCGTTCCGGCCTGGCGGAGTGGATTCGAAACAACCCCGGTTACGAACTGGTTGCGGAGGTCGAAAACGGACAGGAGGCCTGGGAGGCGACAGAGCGCCTGAGGCCGGATATTGTCCTGCTCGACATCCAAATGCCCGATATGGACGGGATTGCCGTCGTGCAAAAAATCCGCTCGCAGGGGCTTCCGACCCGGGCGATCATGCTGACGTCTTTCAGCGCGCAGCCTTATGTCATGGCGTCGCTGATGGCGGGCGCTTTGGGGTTCGTCCTCAAGACCACCGCCGTCCGTGAGCTGGACGTGGCCGTGACGCAGGTGATGCAGGGGCGTCTGTACCTGGATTCTCAGCTCGGCGACGTGCTGAAGGACAGGGACGCCGTTCCCGAACCCCTGACCGCCCGGGAAAGGGAGGTTCTGCTGCTGGCGTCCCGGGGCTTTTCCATCAAAGATTCCGCCGTGAGGCTGGGCATCACGGAGCGCACCGTCCAGGCGCACCTGACCTCTATTTATTCTAAATTCAACTGCCGCAGCAAGAGCGAAGCCCTTCTGGTGGCCCTGAAGTTTGGCCTGATCACCCTGGAGGAGCTTCTGGCGGACACGTCTCTGGAGGCTCATTCCTGA